The Mucilaginibacter gracilis genomic interval TCAGCTTAAACCTTATGCTTTTTTACCTCAATATAGCCCTGGTATGATATGGCATCGCGGTTATTGCTGGTAATCTGCAAGGTTGCATAACCATCTTTAGAAACGCTCAACCGCATATATCGCACATCTTTTGTATTAACCGGCTTGATAGAAACATCCCATCCGTTTTTATTTTCTACCACCTTATAATCAAACTCGGTAGCGGTAAACATCATTCCGGCATCCTGAGGGTCAAATGGCGCAACATAGGCGCGGCCAAAATAGGGCAGGTATGATATTACCGAATCTTTGCTGATTCGCAAATCATAATCGGGCGTTATATATTTGTTGCCGCCACGCATAGGTTGCACGTATTGAGCCTTAAAAACATAATTCTGAGCATCAATTATGCTTTTCATTTCGGCTTCTGCTTTAGCCTGTTTTTCTTTTTTTGTGCTTTGTGCAAAACCTAAATTCCACACAAAAACCGATAGAACAACAAAAAATGCGGGACTGGCCCACTTTACAATAAATGCTTTCATATTCAAAGGTTTATGTAAATATAACGATACGTTTTTATTATTGTTTTACGGCGTAATCTAAAATAATATAAGGCTAAGTTTAATGCCGATATCCTCGCTTTAAACAAGTATGCTGTAGATCGAAAGAACTCGTTAGCCTATATTATTATTCGGGAGTGCCAACTCCCGAAGTCGTGCAGAAGTCAAATAGCTAAACAGCACAAACCAGTAGCCCAATCAATGTTTTTAATTAACTGGTTTACAAGTGTAATAATTTAATTACGTAAACATATTGTGTTAATAATCGGGTGCATGTGTTCGCCTTAGTGCTTAACTATTAACTGCAAATGTTTAAGTTTGGGTGCATTAATTAACCTGCCAAAAGCAGGCACCAAACTACTTTTATCATCAACATGAATAGTTTATTGAAACCACTTTTAACCGTTTGCGCCTTTTTTATTTTATGTGCCAGTGCATTTGCCCAACCGGTTAAATACATCAACGGTAATAACAGTTGGAACGCCGATTCGTTGGGTAACCACCGCGCAGTTGTTAATGTAGTTGCGCCTGGCGCGGTAAGTAAGGTACTAATAGACTGGCGCCGCCACGACGACCCAGCTAACAAAGCTGTTATTGTTGTTGATGCCAAAAGCAACAAGCGGATATTAAATGTTAAAATAGATAACATATCCCGCGAAAGCGGAACGGTTTATTTTGAACCAACAAGCGGGCTGGGCAAATATTACATTTACTATATGCCTTACAAGGTTACTGCACGTTCAAATTATCCAAAGGCAATTTATAGCACAATACAAAACACGGCTTCTGCCGATTGGTTGAGCAAAACCATTAAAGCCAATAAAGCCACTTTGTTGTACCTTGAATCTGTAAACGCCATGAACAGCTTTTACCCAATGGAGGTTATTGCTACAGGTAAAGAAGTTCAAACTCTGACCGGTTCAAATCCCGGCAAGGATTACCTTGTTTTCACTGAGGACAGGGAGCACCCCACCAAAATGCAGCACTACCTGCCGCAGCGCTGGATTCAAAAAGGCGCTACTTTAAAGTTTACAGGCGATGCTTTGAAAGGAGAAAACTATAGCTATCAGTTGGCTTTATACCCGGTAACTAAAGATATTCATAACATTAAACTACTTTTCAGCGATTTAAAAGACGCTGCCGGCCGTAACATTCCGGCCTCGGTAATGAGCTGTTTGAATACCGATGGCACTCAATATGATGGTTCCGTTTTAAGCAACACCGTTAACGTAAGCAAAGGCAATGTGCAAGCTTTGTGGTGTTTGGTAAATATCCCTGTGCAAACTGCGGCTGGCATTTACAACGGCACAGTTACCGTAAAGGCGGATGATGAGGCTGCAACCGTGGTTAAGGTCAGCCTAACGGTTAAAAACCAAACGGCGGTAAATGGCGGGGTTAATGAGCCTCAAAAGCAAACCCGCTTAACCTGGTTAAACTCAACGCTGGCACAAAAAAACGATGTGATAAAACCTTACACACCGCTGTTGGTAAATGATAAAACAATCAGTCTGCTTGGCCGTAGGGTGATACTGGCCAACAGTGGTTTCCCGGATAAGATACAAACTTTTTTTAACCAGGAAATGACCGGGCTGAACGATACCGCCAAAAATATACTGGGCGAAAATATCCATTTCCATATTGTTAACTCGGCTACGCATAAAGATATAGCCATGAAAAGCGCGGGCGTAACTTTTACTCAAAAAGCCCCCGGCACTGTAAAATGGCAAGCCACTAACACTTCCGACCTGCTGAAAATGGATGTAAGCGGATCCATTGAATTTGATGGTTATATGAATTACGTTGTTAAGCTAACCGCCCTGGAAGATGTTAATCTGGATGATACTAAATTTCATATCCCTTTCGATAAGGCATCATCAAAATACTTGATGGGCCTGGGGCAAAAAGGTGGCTTACGCCCCGATACTGTAAAATGGAAATGGGATGTAGCCACCAAAAACCAGGATGGTGCCTGGATTGGCGAAGTAAACGCCGGGTTGCAATACTCCTTACGGGATGAAAATTACGTGCGCCCACTCAACACCAACTTTTATCTGCAAAAACCATTGGTACTGCCAACATCATGGGGTAATGGTGGTAAAGGAGGAATGATAGTTACCGTAAAAGGCAGAACCATGCTCTCCGAAACTTACACCGGCCCACGCAGCATGAAAAAGGGCGATGTGCTGTATTACAACTTTACGTTGTTGATTACCCCGTTCCATACCATTAATACCGATTTCCAGTGGGCAACACGTTTTTATCACAA includes:
- a CDS encoding DUF4251 domain-containing protein, producing MKAFIVKWASPAFFVVLSVFVWNLGFAQSTKKEKQAKAEAEMKSIIDAQNYVFKAQYVQPMRGGNKYITPDYDLRISKDSVISYLPYFGRAYVAPFDPQDAGMMFTATEFDYKVVENKNGWDVSIKPVNTKDVRYMRLSVSKDGYATLQITSNNRDAISYQGYIEVKKHKV
- a CDS encoding glycoside hydrolase domain-containing protein, with the translated sequence MNSLLKPLLTVCAFFILCASAFAQPVKYINGNNSWNADSLGNHRAVVNVVAPGAVSKVLIDWRRHDDPANKAVIVVDAKSNKRILNVKIDNISRESGTVYFEPTSGLGKYYIYYMPYKVTARSNYPKAIYSTIQNTASADWLSKTIKANKATLLYLESVNAMNSFYPMEVIATGKEVQTLTGSNPGKDYLVFTEDREHPTKMQHYLPQRWIQKGATLKFTGDALKGENYSYQLALYPVTKDIHNIKLLFSDLKDAAGRNIPASVMSCLNTDGTQYDGSVLSNTVNVSKGNVQALWCLVNIPVQTAAGIYNGTVTVKADDEAATVVKVSLTVKNQTAVNGGVNEPQKQTRLTWLNSTLAQKNDVIKPYTPLLVNDKTISLLGRRVILANSGFPDKIQTFFNQEMTGLNDTAKNILGENIHFHIVNSATHKDIAMKSAGVTFTQKAPGTVKWQATNTSDLLKMDVSGSIEFDGYMNYVVKLTALEDVNLDDTKFHIPFDKASSKYLMGLGQKGGLRPDTVKWKWDVATKNQDGAWIGEVNAGLQYSLRDENYVRPLNTNFYLQKPLVLPTSWGNGGKGGMIVTVKGRTMLSETYTGPRSMKKGDVLYYNFTLLITPFHTINTDFQWATRFYHKYNNLDTIKATGATVVNIHHATPINPYINYPFIAHDAMKSYIDSAHRLGLKVKIYNTVRELSNSAYETFPMRSLGHEIYSAGKGGGYSWLQEHLSDDYIAAWYVPEIKDAAIVNSGMSRWHNYYVEGMNWLTQNVGIDGIYLDDVAFDRITMKRVKRVLTQNGQPGIIDLHSANQYNKSDGFNNSANLYMEHFPYLNRLWFGEYFDYEKNGPDFFLTEVSGIPFGLMGEMLQDGGNAWRGMVYGMTNRMPWSDNADPRPIWKAWDNFGMQGSKMIGYWVDANPVKTNNDKVLATVYKKDGKAMIAIASWATGDVNIKLNIDWKALGIDQTKATITAPEIKNYQPAKTFTVTDEIPVTKGKGWLLIIN